One genomic segment of Drosophila melanogaster chromosome 3R includes these proteins:
- the side-IV gene encoding sidestep IV, isoform C, with protein sequence MHHEETYQVVCRLIEREELEDREPCCRKKPTAPHPFPSPNVWRQLLLPLLMLSGISQVCSTYVEQDELMQNLDRPVPLTTVQGVLGRQAMLPCDISPQERDDAVYMVLWFREGDGEPIYNFDVRGRQFGQARLWSSPTAFGTRAHFSSTTHPAQLKIDNIRIEDEGVYRCRVDFRNSPTRNLKINLTVIVPPDRPVIYGQNRHEKAGNVESFSEGNDIVLSCEVSGGRPRPNVTWYLDNTAIDESFEQRPDGKTINHLSYPNVGRQHLNSRLMCVASNTNLTPPNNRVVILDVNLKPIAVHILTKDRFVSADRTYDVECKSSGSKPPALITWWKGSKQLKKLTKNFNEPDNQSLSILTFTPGREDDGKYLTCRAENQFIDGSAIEDKWRLIVHYQPTTTLKIGSSLNPDDIKEGDDAYFECIVLANPKPYKMSWFHNGKELQHNISAGVILSDQSLVLQSVSRASAGDYTCLAVNSEGKGPSNPVTLRIRYAPICATDHEELLGALKHETLPLKCEVDSSPPADSFQWTFNSSGEQTELPARLHSSETGMSRLNYTPSTDLDYGTISCWAKNSIGTQKSPCVFQIVAAGRPFPLQNCSVTNQSVDSLQVDCLEGFDGGLPQGFMLELVELNTLRLARNITVSHTPVTFVIDNLDQAATYRMVIFAVNAKGRSEPTIIDDINFKGVAKFTGASTGLSMPLSPFLAGLTLFCGLLFAIFCIMLAAIYRRISNRRSDSNLKVAKHTQLTIPADCQLDPLHPGVQTDGSGNHQPHHSLLPLNCDGRNAVDCGALGDVGGGGVGVGLDGGIKGSSPIGLVAMPGDTLRSNARNRHSPMADQADIDDTDPDVIPNQYEKRPLKSLVSPPGFASPSNRLMQRDYLRETELTKGGSDVGMGAAEGLSSIGLMSSSGNEVLHYTFRPSKQISYATLNKKGITTCSPPLGSLNYSVSTSTPTSSYHLTPQPMEVSLLSPNNPSVTSSLSEYRFRTGPEIVTTSNRIQESCI encoded by the exons ATGCATCACGAGGAGACATACCAAGTAGTTTGCCGACTGATTGAAAgggaggagctggaggatcGGGAGCCCTGCTGTCGGAAAAAGCCCACTGCGCCCCATCCATTCCCCAGTCCGAATGTCTGGAGGCAGTTGCTCCTTCCCCTGCTCATGCTGTCTGGGATCAGCCAGGTGTGCAGTACATACGTAGAACAGGATGAACTCATGCAGAATCTGGACCGACCGGTTCCACTCACCACTGTGCAGGGTGTCCTTGGACGACAGGCGATGCTGCCCTGCGATATTTCGCCGCAGGAGCGGGACGACGCCGTCTATATGGTCCTGTGGTTCCGCGAGGGCGATGGCGAACCCATCTACAA TTTCGATGTGCGGGGCCGGCAGTTTGGACAGGCGCGTTTGTGGTCATCGCCCACGGCATTCGGCACCCGCGCCCACTTCAGCAGCACCACCCATCCCGCCCAGCTGAAGATCGACAACATCCGGATCGAGGACGAAGGTGTCTATCGGTGTCGCGTCGACTTCCGCAACTCGCCCACCCGGAATCTTAAGATCAACCTCACCGTCATCGTCCCGCCGGACAGACCCGTAATCTATGGCCAAAACAGGCACGAGAAGGCCGGAAATGTGGAGTCCTTCAGTGAGGGCAACGACATCGTCCTGTCCTGCGAAGTTTCAGGAG GTCGGCCGCGACCTAATGTCACCTGGTACTTGGACAACACGGCGATTGACGAGTCCTTCGAGCAGCGGCCCGATGGCAAGACCATTAACCACCTGTCGTACCCAAATGTGGGCAGGCAGCACCTCAATTCCCGGCTAATGTGCGTGGCCAGCAACACGAACTTGACGCCACCCAACAATCGGGTGGTCATCCTGGACGTGAATC TGAAACCGATTGCCGTGCATATACTTACCAAGGATCGATTCGTGTCTGCAGATCGCACCTATGACGTGGAGTGCAAGAGTTCCGGATCGAAGCCGCCGGCGCTCATCACCTGGTGGAAAGGCAGCAAGCAGCTAAAGAAGCTAACCAAGAAT TTTAATGAACCCGATAATCAATCTCTAAGTATACTGACGTTTACGCCCGGACGCGAGGAcgatggcaaatatttaacatgTCGGGCAGAAAATCAATTCATCGACGGCAGCGCCATCGAGGACAAATGGCGACTCATTGTCCATT ACCAGCCGACCACCACGCTCAAGATTGGCTCCTCGCTGAATCCCGACGACATCAAGGAGGGCGATGATGCGTACTTCGAGTGCATTGTGCTGGCGAACCCGAAGCCGTACAAGATGTCCTGGTTCCATAAC GGCAAGGAGCTGCAGCACAACATATCCGCTGGTGTCATCCTGTCGGATCAGTCGCTGGTCCTGCAGAGCGTCTCACGTGCCTCGGCCGGCGACTACACCTGCCTGGCTGTCAACTCGGAGGGCAAGGGCCCCAGTAATCCGGtcacattgcgcatacgct ATGCCCCGATTTGTGCCACGGACCACGAGGAGCTGCTGGGCGCTCTCAAGCACGAGACCCTGCCCCTGAAGTGTGAAGTGGACTCCTCGCCGCCGGCGGACTCCTTCCAGTGGACCTTCAATTCGTCAGGCGAGCAGACGGAGCTGCCAGCTCGCCTGCACTCCAGCGAG ACCGGCATGTCGCGATTAAACTACACACCCAGCACGGACCTCGATTACGGCACGATTTCATGCTGGGCCAAGAACTCCATTGGCACGCAGAAGAGTCCCTGCGTGTTTCAAATTGTGGCAGCCG GTCGGCCGTTTCCACTGCAGAACTGCTCGGTGACCAATCAGTCGGTGGACTCACTGCAAGTAGACTGCCTGGAGGGATTCGATGGAGGTCTTCCGCAGGGATTCATGCTGGAGCTGGTCGAACTGAACACGTTGCGTCTGGCCAGAAACATCACGGTTTCG CATACACCGGTGACCTTTGTGATAGACAACCTAGACCAGGCGGCTACCTATCGCATGGTGATATTCGCCGTAAATGCCAAAGGTCGTTCGGAGCCCACCATAATCGACGACATCAATTTCAAGGGCGTGGCCAAGTTCACAG GTGCCTCGACCGGCCTCTCGATGCCCCTCTCCCCATTTCTGGCGGGTCTGACCCTTTTCTGCGGCCTGCTGTTCGCCATCTTCTGCATCATGCTGGCAGCCATCTACCGAAGGATTTCCAATCG GCGCAGCGACAGCAATCTGAAGGTGGCCAAGCACACGCAGCTCACGATTCCGGCGGACTGCCAGCTGGACCCGTTGCATCCGGGCGTTCAGACGGACGGATCCGGCAACCATCAGCCGCACCACAGCCTCCTGCCCCTCAACTGTGATGGTCGCAACGCGGTCGACTGCGGCGCTCTCGGGGATGTGGGCGGTGGAGGCGTGGGAGTGGGCCTTGATGGCGGGATTAAGGGCAGTTCGCCCATTGGCCTAGTGGCCATGCCTGGCGATACACTCCGCTCAAATGCAAGGAACCGGCACAGTCCCATGGCCGATCAGGCCGATATAGACGACACCGATCCCGATGTTATACCAAATCAGTATG AAAAACGTCCGCTGAAAAGCCTGGTGTCCCCGCCAGGATTTGCAAGCCCTTCGAATCGCCTGATGCAGCGCGATTACCTCCGGGAAACGGAGCTCACGAAGGGTGGCAGTGACGTGGGCATGGGTGCGGCAGAGGGTCTGTCCAGCATCGGGCTGATGAGCAGCTCCGGGAACGAGGTGCTGCACTACACCTTCCGGCCCAGCAAGCAAATC AGCTATGCTACACTGAACAAAAAGGGCATCACCACCTGCAGTCCGCCGTTGGGTTCGCTGAACTATAGTGTGAGCACCTCGACGCCCACGTCCTCGTACCACCTGACGCCCCAGCCCATGGAGGTCAGTCTGCTGAGTCCGAACAATCCGTCGGTGACGTCGTCGTTGAGCGAGTACCGATTTCGCACCGGTCCAGAGATCGTCACCACCTCGAATCGCATACAGGAAAGTTGTATATAA